In the genome of Vibrio ziniensis, the window TAAAAAGCCCAATCTCTCGCGCAGAATATTTGCTTTCGCTCAACGGTGTTGAACTTCGTGGTGAGCAGCAAACTCTTCGAGACCCAATGTTCTTAATGGAACAATTGGAGCTGCGTGAAGAACTTGAAGCAATTATCGAAAGCTCTGATCCGGAAAGTGCGTTGTTCGACTTTGATAGTAAAGTCGAGAAAATGTATAAACAGCACCTTAACCAAGTAGAGCAAGAGCTTAACGGTCAACAGTGGGACACCGCAGCTGATACCGTTCGCAAGCTCAAATTTATTGCCAAATTAAAAAATGAAATAGAACGAGTCGAAGACAAGCTTCTCGACTAATTCTAAAAAAGGACCCATAGATGGCATTACTTCAAATTGCAGAACCTGGTCAAAGTTCTGCACCGCACCAGCACAAACTGGCTGCAGGCATTGATTTAGGAACCACCAACTCGTTAGTGGCTTCGGTGAGAAGCGGCACAGCAACCACTTTAGTTGATGGGCAAGGACGAAGCATCCTGCCTTCTGTTGTGTCTTATTCCAGAGAGGAAAAAGTTGTCGGCTACGAAGCTCGCGACAACGCTCAAGCCGATCCTACAAATACTATCATTTCGGTTAAAAGACTGGTTGGTCGTTCATTGACCGACATTCAGTCTCGTTACCCACATCTGCCATATCAGTTTAAAGCCAGTGAAAATGGTTTGCCTATTATGCAAACACCTCACGGTGATCTAAATCCGATTCAAGTTTCTGCAGATATTTTAAGAACGCTAGGTCAACGTGCTGAAAACACCTTAGGTGGTGAGCTAGCGGGTGTGGTAATCACAGTTCCTGCTTACTTCGACGACGCTCAGCGTGTAGCTACAAAAGATGCGGCTGCATTGGCTGGGTTACATGTATTGCGTCTACTTAACGAACCAACGGCAGCCGCTATTGCTTACGGATTGGATTCTGGCCAAGAAGGCGTAATTGCCGTTTATGACTTGGGTGGAGGTACGTTTGATATCTCTATTCTACGTTTGTCAAAAGGCGTGTTTGAAGTATTAGCAACGGGTGGTGATTCAGCGCTAGGTGGCGACGATTTTGACCATCTGATTGCAGATTATCTTCAAGAGCAAATGGGCATTGAAGGTAAGCTAAGCGCGGATAAACATCGTGCACTATTGAATGCTGCAACGGCTGCGAAAATTGCGTTGTCAGATAATGACCAAGTGGATGTGAATGTCCTTGATTGGTCTGGCGTACTGACCAAACAACAGTTCAATGAGCTCATTCAGCCATTAGTGAAGAAGACGCTGATGTCTTGTCGCCGTGCACTCAAAGATGCGCAAATATCGGCGGATGAAGTATTAGAAGTTGTGATGGTTGGTGGTTCTACTCGTACTCCGTTTGTTCGTGAGCAAGTAGGTGAGTTCTTCGGACGCACGCCATTAACCAGTATTAACCCCGATGAAGTGGTTGCGATTGGTGCTGCTATTCAAGCCGACGTTTTGGCTGGCAACAAGCCTGACTCAGAAATGTTGTTGTTAGATGTGATTCCACTTTCTCTGGGTATTGAAACCATGGGTGGTTTAGTGGAAAAAATCATTCCGCGTAACACTACAATTCCTGTCGCTAGAGCACAAGAATTTACCACCTTCAAAGATGGTCAAACAGCGATGAGTGTCCATG includes:
- the hscB gene encoding co-chaperone HscB produces the protein MNYFELFGLPTQFQLDGSLLSSQFRELQKRFHPDNFATASERDRLMSVQKTAEINDANQILKSPISRAEYLLSLNGVELRGEQQTLRDPMFLMEQLELREELEAIIESSDPESALFDFDSKVEKMYKQHLNQVEQELNGQQWDTAADTVRKLKFIAKLKNEIERVEDKLLD
- the hscA gene encoding Fe-S protein assembly chaperone HscA, coding for MALLQIAEPGQSSAPHQHKLAAGIDLGTTNSLVASVRSGTATTLVDGQGRSILPSVVSYSREEKVVGYEARDNAQADPTNTIISVKRLVGRSLTDIQSRYPHLPYQFKASENGLPIMQTPHGDLNPIQVSADILRTLGQRAENTLGGELAGVVITVPAYFDDAQRVATKDAAALAGLHVLRLLNEPTAAAIAYGLDSGQEGVIAVYDLGGGTFDISILRLSKGVFEVLATGGDSALGGDDFDHLIADYLQEQMGIEGKLSADKHRALLNAATAAKIALSDNDQVDVNVLDWSGVLTKQQFNELIQPLVKKTLMSCRRALKDAQISADEVLEVVMVGGSTRTPFVREQVGEFFGRTPLTSINPDEVVAIGAAIQADVLAGNKPDSEMLLLDVIPLSLGIETMGGLVEKIIPRNTTIPVARAQEFTTFKDGQTAMSVHVVQGERELVDDCRSLARFSLKGIPPMAAGAAHIRVTYQVDADGLLSVTAMEKSTGVQAEIQVKPSYGLSDDEVTQMLRDSMAFAKEDMQARALMEQCVEADRVIEGLIAAMHADGDELLSEDERQLLLKAIESLIELRNGDDADAIEQGIKDTDKASQDFASRRMDKSIRAALAGHSVDEI